The Natrinema versiforme genome segment AAACGTACCGCATCGCTCTCCTTGATTCCTCCTCCAAAGCTGAATCAACATCTCCACAGGCCCCACGGCATCCCGCCTCTCAGGGGAGCACGAGCCATGATTCATCTGGTCCTCCTGTTGATGAGGGAGAAGTGCGCGACGTGACAATCGAAACCGTCGGTGATCAAGGAGACGGTATTGCGAAAGTCGAACGGGGGTACGTCGTGATCGTTCCCGGCGCTCAGCCCGGCGACGAGCCAACAGTCGAAATCGAACAAGTTCAGGAGAACGTCGCGTTTGCGAGCATTGTCGATAGCGATCCGCGAGCACTCTAACCCATTGTCCCTTCTGTGGATCGATCTTCTTCTCGGTAAACCATCGGTGTGAGAAGGCTCCGTTCGCGTTTGTCTGATGGAGGTGGTTCTGAAAGTCACGTCACGTTTTCTTCACCCTTCGCGATGGCACAACCTTCCAAGGTCGATATTCAATCTATGACAAAGGAACCGATTGAGGTACTCGACGACCTGGCCGACCAGGTCGCCGATGAGTTCGAGGCGTATAGACAGCCGGACGAATTCAAGGATGTCTCGCTCGTGATTGAGAACAGCGACGAGGAACATCCGACGCTGATCGTCCACGTTGATAGAGAGGACGCGGAGTCCCTTGCCGACCGTATTGATGAGTTCCTCCGCGAGCATGGTGCTCGTACTGAACGGGAACGACACTCAGCTACGGATGTCCGTGTGTTAGCGACGGTCGACTGACACCGCCCCTCCAATTTTTTGACTGACTGTAAACACCGCTGAAGGACCCTATCTTCACTTCAGATCAAGGGGGTCCCGACCGCTTCAGCTCAGGTGGTTAATCTGTGCAGACAGATACTCTTGGAGAGCGATGACCGTTTCTTCTGAGACTGCTGAGGCCCCGAAGTCACTCCGATACCCGTGCTTGAGTTCATCGCTCTCTATGATCTCCAGTCCACGCTCAAGCTGCTCCCGTAGCGCATCGTCGCCCCCTCGCCGAA includes the following:
- a CDS encoding TRAM domain-containing protein, with the translated sequence MVEISDSLCSLFTAKIKEEDGTFVIEIPPSEIKHGALTGDETYRIALLDSSSKAESTSPQAPRHPASQGSTSHDSSGPPVDEGEVRDVTIETVGDQGDGIAKVERGYVVIVPGAQPGDEPTVEIEQVQENVAFASIVDSDPRAL